Proteins encoded within one genomic window of Legionella sp. PC997:
- a CDS encoding OsmC family protein, which yields MNIPQETVVSETGDGQFTQKIIIGNHILTADEPIINGGKDTGPSPYDFLLAALGSCTSMTLRMYAKLKKFPLEQVIVRLKHEKIHVDDCIGCENNNSKLDHIERLIELEGTLTQEQRTKLLEIADKCPVHRTLTSKIIITTKLVENQSK from the coding sequence ATGAACATCCCTCAGGAAACAGTTGTCTCTGAAACAGGAGATGGTCAATTTACACAGAAAATTATTATAGGAAATCATATTTTAACAGCTGATGAGCCTATTATAAATGGTGGAAAAGATACTGGTCCCTCACCCTATGATTTTTTACTTGCTGCATTAGGTTCATGTACTTCGATGACGTTACGTATGTATGCAAAACTTAAGAAATTTCCTCTGGAACAAGTTATTGTGAGATTAAAACATGAAAAAATTCATGTTGACGATTGTATTGGATGTGAAAACAATAATTCAAAACTCGATCATATTGAGCGTTTAATTGAGTTGGAAGGAACACTGACTCAAGAACAACGTACTAAACTATTAGAAATAGCCGATAAATGTCCAGTGCATCGAACATTAACGTCCAAAATCATTATTACAACAAAGCTGGTTGAAAACCAATCTAAATAA
- a CDS encoding zinc-dependent alcohol dehydrogenase family protein produces MKALIYQGPGKKALEDRPAPEIIHSTDAVIKITKTTICGSDLHILKGDVSTCQPGRILGHEGIGVVQKIGSGVTGFKEGEHVLISCITSCSKCEYCRKGMFSHCVNGGWTLGNTIDGTQAEYVRIPFADTSLYKIPEGVDKEALVMLSDILPTGFECGVLNGKIQPGNTVAIVGAGPIGLAALLTAQFYSPAEIIMIDLDDNRLEIAKRFGATATINSHDGKAAEKVMKMTDGRGVDTAIEAVGIGKTFLICQDIVAPGGTIANIGVYGAKVDLHLERLWSQNIAITTRLVDTVTTPMLLKTVCAKKIDPTLLISHHFKFEDITDAYETFETAANTHALKVIIEVA; encoded by the coding sequence ATGAAAGCACTTATATACCAAGGGCCTGGGAAAAAAGCTTTAGAGGATAGGCCTGCTCCAGAAATAATACATTCAACAGACGCGGTTATTAAGATCACAAAGACTACAATTTGCGGCTCTGATCTTCATATACTTAAAGGAGATGTATCAACATGCCAGCCTGGCCGAATTCTTGGTCATGAAGGCATAGGGGTGGTCCAGAAAATTGGTTCGGGAGTAACTGGATTTAAGGAAGGAGAGCATGTTCTTATTTCTTGTATCACATCCTGTAGCAAGTGTGAGTATTGTCGTAAAGGAATGTTCTCACATTGTGTAAACGGTGGTTGGACCCTTGGAAATACAATTGACGGTACTCAAGCTGAGTATGTTCGAATACCCTTTGCAGATACCAGTCTTTATAAAATTCCTGAAGGGGTAGATAAAGAAGCCCTAGTAATGCTGAGTGATATTTTACCTACAGGTTTTGAATGTGGCGTACTCAACGGCAAAATACAACCAGGTAATACTGTTGCGATTGTTGGTGCGGGGCCCATTGGCTTGGCAGCACTTCTTACTGCGCAGTTTTATTCACCCGCTGAAATTATAATGATTGATTTGGATGATAACCGTCTGGAAATAGCAAAGCGATTTGGAGCGACAGCGACAATCAATAGCCACGATGGCAAAGCCGCTGAAAAAGTAATGAAAATGACGGATGGGCGTGGAGTGGACACTGCTATTGAGGCGGTCGGAATTGGCAAGACATTTCTTATCTGCCAGGACATTGTGGCACCAGGTGGTACTATTGCAAATATTGGTGTCTATGGTGCGAAAGTAGATTTACATTTAGAGCGATTATGGTCACAGAACATCGCCATTACTACCCGACTTGTAGACACAGTTACTACACCCATGTTGCTCAAAACTGTATGTGCAAAAAAAATTGATCCTACTTTATTGATTAGTCATCATTTTAAATTTGAAGATATTACGGATGCTTATGAAACGTTCGAAACTGCAGCTAATACCCATGCACTAAAGGTAATAATTGAAGTAGCATGA
- a CDS encoding FAD-dependent oxidoreductase, producing MPKIIIMGCGIGGLTVAHELVSSIDSTYEIHLYDRHNIIGGMARSGLKNRCDTMLPTEYCWRIYGPNYNNLRHILKQIPLKHDASKTVHDNLIDISNYLIADQQTVVHMNNRPGTLFDLRRVFKKVPLKQKIQVLNKIIYCFLISTKRLNALDKLPWANYINPDNSLCHDMKKYIIDIMGPYLGADAEKVNVPSVAKTLESFKILNRPISVMNGPTNEVWFEHWKIYLESKGVIFHLNSEITAIHVEEDEIKHILLADNTKVSGDEYFCSLPVESVARLESLKIPGISELAKRSYQLMMSIQLYFDKKINLPYQNTAMYIPDSPWQLVIEPQGSIWQKSYNGIADLWSIGLCDSVHPGLLIKKPFVECSHEEIKQEVWYQILQSEFNQYLHLDAVQIIDYNVWDTYVYNGKKLDTYEPKFSTNQGTFYLRPENKTHLKNMYFATAYTKTDTDMFEMESATESGRRAAKILEPTIKVIGIQRPLFFSLYRLVDKIVPALNIYQYSPMLWFLAGVIPALIVFPFLLLYRKIK from the coding sequence ATGCCAAAAATTATTATAATGGGCTGTGGCATCGGTGGATTGACGGTTGCTCACGAGCTTGTTAGCTCCATAGATTCAACTTATGAAATTCATCTTTATGATCGACATAACATAATTGGTGGCATGGCCAGAAGTGGTCTGAAAAACAGATGTGACACCATGTTGCCAACAGAATATTGCTGGCGTATTTATGGGCCCAATTATAATAATTTACGGCATATCCTGAAGCAAATCCCCTTAAAGCATGATGCAAGCAAAACAGTACATGATAATCTAATTGATATTTCCAATTATTTGATAGCCGATCAACAAACGGTAGTACATATGAACAATAGGCCCGGCACCTTATTCGATTTGCGACGGGTTTTTAAAAAAGTTCCATTAAAACAAAAAATTCAGGTTTTAAATAAAATAATCTACTGTTTTTTGATTTCGACCAAGCGATTAAATGCTCTGGATAAATTGCCCTGGGCTAATTACATTAATCCGGATAATTCGCTTTGTCATGACATGAAAAAATACATCATCGATATTATGGGACCATATCTAGGAGCTGATGCTGAAAAAGTTAATGTACCCTCTGTTGCTAAAACTCTGGAATCTTTTAAAATCTTAAATCGCCCCATTAGTGTGATGAATGGACCAACGAATGAGGTGTGGTTTGAACATTGGAAAATCTACCTGGAGAGTAAAGGCGTAATTTTTCATCTAAACTCTGAAATAACAGCAATTCATGTTGAGGAGGATGAGATAAAACATATTCTTTTGGCTGATAATACTAAAGTATCTGGTGATGAATATTTCTGTTCGCTACCAGTGGAAAGTGTAGCGCGGCTCGAATCATTAAAAATTCCTGGAATAAGTGAGTTAGCTAAGCGCTCCTACCAACTTATGATGAGTATCCAATTATATTTTGATAAAAAAATTAATCTTCCTTATCAAAATACAGCGATGTATATACCTGATAGTCCATGGCAATTAGTCATTGAGCCGCAAGGATCGATTTGGCAGAAAAGTTACAATGGAATTGCTGATTTATGGTCAATTGGCTTATGTGACTCAGTTCATCCGGGACTTTTAATTAAAAAGCCTTTTGTAGAATGTTCGCATGAAGAAATTAAACAGGAAGTTTGGTATCAAATACTACAATCAGAGTTTAATCAGTATTTGCATTTAGATGCTGTGCAAATAATTGATTACAACGTCTGGGATACATATGTTTATAATGGAAAAAAACTAGATACTTATGAGCCTAAATTCAGTACGAATCAAGGTACATTTTATTTGCGTCCTGAAAATAAGACTCATTTAAAAAATATGTATTTTGCAACCGCTTATACTAAAACAGACACTGATATGTTTGAGATGGAAAGTGCTACTGAATCTGGGCGACGTGCAGCAAAGATTCTTGAGCCAACAATAAAGGTAATTGGAATTCAAAGACCTTTATTTTTTAGTCTATATCGTTTAGTTGATAAAATAGTTCCTGCCTTAAATATATATCAATACAGTCCGATGCTTTGGTTTCTAGCGGGGGTTATTCCAGCTTTAATAGTATTTCCCTTCTTGTTGCTGTACAGGAAAATAAAATAG